TCTATGAACGAACAAAAAAAGAACCTGGTCCACAGATAGGTACTGATCTGCTTACAGGTTCATCCCTTTATCATGGACAAGCCTTACTAATCTTTTAACAAAAAGCTGTTGCCGTCCTCATCCTTAAAGGAAACGAACGTGCCCCATTGCATTTTGTTCGGCTCTCCCTCAAATTCTACACCGTTTGCCTTCATCGTCGCGTACGTCGCCTTCACATCCTCGCACACAAAAACGATCGACGCCTTCAGCTCTCCCCAGTTCTTCATCATTCTCTTTGGGTAGATGACGAGAGCAGTCTCTGCCTCAGTCGGTCCTACCTCCAACCAGCTGCTGTCTGGTCCCATCGGATGCTCCTGCTTAATCTCGAAACCTACTTTCTCTGTCCAAAATGATTTTGCCTTTTGCTGGTCCTCCACATAAACGGCCACTGTCGCGATTTTACGAATCATCGTTGCCCTCCTTGAATGTTCTCTCCTGTAGCGGTTCAGGTCTTCCTTATTCTTCTCACTTGCCCGCTTCTTCAACTACGACAATCCGGATTCAACTTCCTGCTCCTTTTTCATGCATTTAGACTTTAGAAAAGATAGATACTTGACAAAAATTAGTATATAAAATAAAGT
This is a stretch of genomic DNA from Brevibacillus choshinensis. It encodes these proteins:
- a CDS encoding VOC family protein, whose amino-acid sequence is MIRKIATVAVYVEDQQKAKSFWTEKVGFEIKQEHPMGPDSSWLEVGPTEAETALVIYPKRMMKNWGELKASIVFVCEDVKATYATMKANGVEFEGEPNKMQWGTFVSFKDEDGNSFLLKD